A segment of the Lycium barbarum isolate Lr01 chromosome 7, ASM1917538v2, whole genome shotgun sequence genome:
AATCACAACACAAAAACTGCATTAGACACACAAAAAATACCAAAAATAGCATCAGTTGCACCTCAAAAGTTGTACCAGACTCTAGAAAATAGACCAAAAAAAGCAAACCCTCGTGCacctccaaatgtgagttcccgCTAAATCCTTTTGCATGTCCCCTATTGTTCTCATCAAATCTAACGAATAGAGTTTGTTAAAATTTAACGGAACCAATTATGTTCACTTTTAGCCAACATAAAAGATCAAGACTGTATAGGAATGTACTTAAAAGACCACTTTGAACATACTCCTGagcataagggaccatttttgtcattttcacgTTAAAATacagccaggggcggagctacCCTTGCCTGAGGGGTGTCAAACGACACCCCTTCGCCGGAAAATCACATTGTATAGATTGATGAAGTTTTGATTTTATAAGTATGTATACTAGTGTTGATACCCTTTGACACAAGTTGATGGTTTGGTGAAGTGGGTAGGGGGTTGCTAAATTTCCCTAAAGTTGTGTGTTCGAACCAGGGTAGCAACATATTTATATTCTTTGACACCCCTTAATATATATGCTGGCTCCGCTACTGAATACAGCCAGGGTGCTGGTTGTGTATCAACATACTAGGTCCTACTTATGTAATCGAATCAATACGTTCTAAGAAGAATgataagaaacaaaaataaaaataatgataATTGTTGTGTATACCAATTAAGCAATAAAAGAAAATACCTTTAGCATGTTGCTGGAAGTTGATCCCATCTTAAGTGGACTAATAGTAGTTGTAATTTCACtagtggtagctgttgttgttgttgttgtggaggTGTTGATTGAAATATTGTCACTACTTGCAAACACCAAGTGTCTCTGAGCAGGCAGCCTTGTCCTTTTTGTGGAAGATGATTTGGTAATTAGAATAGGTGTTGAAAGAGAGTTTATCACAGCCATTGATCCTAATGGAGGGAAAACAAATGGAGAAACTATAAACAGAATGCTAGTCTTTGCTCTGCAGTATTATTGTGGGACTTTAATTTATATTAACTGCTTGGTGCTAGTTTTTTTGGTGTCTTTGTATAAGCTAAAATGGATAATAAATAATACTCCTTAGGGAAACTATCAAACCAATAAGGGATGTCATGCCAGGacatgttttattttataaaatgttCCTATCGTAACAAAGCAAAGTGCGTTTCAAGTGGGGGAATTCAAAATGAAGCTTATAGTACGTTGAGTAGCAACATTAAAAAGATCAATTATGATTACTTCTCTTAATAATAGCGAAAAAGGACTATAAATATATGAATTATATTAGCTGAACCCAATAGATATGACTTATATGAGATTAAGATatagttaattaattgaggtttggAGTCGTGGGGTATAAAAGGTAGGTCCTTGCAACGTGACATTTATCTATTTACTTCATTTTATGTCACGTgaatatatttgatatatatatatatatacacaaatttTAAGATAAAAAAAGATATTTGAAATTTAAATGTATCTTTTTCTTTTAAGAACATCTTAGAAAGAAAAAAGTAATAAAATGGGAGTAAGTTTTGATGGTGGTGAGGACTCAATGTATCATCTGGTCGGTTGATAACATTATATTTATCTTCTATATTTGATTAATTTGCTTCGAAGGTCTCTCAATGTATAACAACTATCTATTCTAACCTTTTTATAATAGCCATCTATATATAACATTTTACTATAACAATTTAGTTTTGGAATCGACTTTCGTATTGTATTCTACTATTATATAGTTTTCTAACAGTATCTTGCTGTAGCAACCTAGTGATGCCGTTATAAAAATGTTTGATTATATTAGGGTACGCAGACACAACCAATGGCATTATCTGATCATTTTTTAAAGCTTGTAACTGATTATTggttagaaaaaaaaaggaacaaactTATAAATACTattccctccggataaaaaaacagtccacttagccatttgcacatcacttaagaaaatactaattcctagacaaaaatagataatttgactaaattactcCTAAAtaaataggcattgagatttgatcatataacacttaataggggcaaatatggaaaaacaaAGTTAATTCTTTGTTGAtttgctaagtgaactcttttttcgatccaagaaaaaaaggttaagtggactcttttttaatccggagggagtactagGTATGAAGACATAACTTGTCTTCTTTTAAGATTTTAGGTGCGCCTCGTTGGCACAACGTATGTTGATAGCAACTTCTTGAGGTAGTTAAAATGTCGCCTTAGTATGAATTGACTCTATAAGCATCCAATGATCCAATTCGTCAACTTCTTGAGGTATTAAAATGGGGGGAGCCTGAGTATGAATTGACTTTTATAGCATCCAATTCGTGTCGAGGAACAATTAGGACACCTGTATAGTTCAAGAAATTGACGAGGACAACAACTAAAATGGTACTCCTTTCGGattaaaaagagtgtccacttagctttTTTTCTAgggtaaaaaagagtgtccacttattaaatcaagaaagaattatcCTTATCTTAACAAATTTGCCCCTATTAAATATTATATAatcaaatcccaatacctatttaattaggattagtttagttaaattacctatttttatctaggagttaatattttcttaatgaATGTGCAAATGACTAACTgtacactctttttgatccggagaaAATATAGTACAAAATAATTGACTTATTGAAGCAATAAAAGCTTTAATCAAGTATCATAGAACGAAAATGTCTCCATTATTTCCTCACAATGACTTTATGTAATGTTAGACAAAATTGAGTGACAGTTTAATTACAAAAAATAATTTAGTGATTATCGTGATAGTTAGGTAAATTTGAGTGACTTATGTAACAAAACATAGTTTAGACATTGACGCAATAATATAAAAAGGCTTATCAATACATATATAACTCCGTAAATTTGTCagcaaatttcatttagacactagACTATAGCTTGTTTCAGAGCATCTAAACACATGACAAAGTGTTCCAAGTAAATACATTCAGTTCCAATTTTGGAAAAGCTTTTGCGGGTGTTCTCAAGAGTCTATTAGGTTATTAAATTAACAACATAAAATATGTTATCTCCTTGAATTATATGCATTCAACTTATTAAGTCGTAAAACCCAATACGTTTTCTAATTGAGATTGATGCGTATCATTAAAAGAGATAATATAGTTTATGTGATTAACTTAACTATCTAATAGACGCTTGCAAACACGCGCAAAAGTTTTTCCAAACTTCGAATCGAAAGTATCTAATTGAAACACTTTATCATGTATTCAGGTGTTCAATTTAACAAACTGTAGTTTGAGTTTACTCTAAATGAAATTTGTTAGCAAGTTTAAGGGGCTGCCATGTATTAAGCCAAATAAAAGTTCAGTGAAAAATTAGCCCTTCTCAAACTAATTAACCATGTCAAAGAAATACACTCAAACAAAAATTCtagcaaaacaaaacaaacaacaaaaCAAAGAAAGAGTTCTAAAGACCAAGAGCAAAAGGGAATCCAGTTGAGCTCAACCAACTGTTTCCAGCAATAAAACTGTTGAGAGTATAAGCTTGAGCTTCAGTTGCACTAGTAATAACCTTATATCCTTTCCATTTCACTCTTTCTGTTGTCCGTGCTCCAGCACCCGTATTCTGATACTCCCCGTAAAACAACGTATTTAGTGCAAAATCCCCGTTCCACTCGTGCCACCCGACCGGACTAATCACGTCCGTGATCGACGATTGCATAATCACGGTCCTTGAATATTCCTTCCACGGCCTACCtgaatacaataacaacaacagcaTACCAATAAGATTCCACAGGTGGGGTTGGGGGAAGATGGGGTGCGCAGACCTCCTAACTTTTTTTTGGCAGAAatgttgtttccgatagacacTCGACTAAAACAAATATATTTTTCAGAacagtttgaaaaaaaaatgcaagAGTAAATAAGTTTTGATCAAAATATTAAAGAAAGAAATTACTGACGG
Coding sequences within it:
- the LOC132602406 gene encoding uncharacterized protein LOC132602406 — encoded protein: MAVINSLSTPILITKSSSTKRTRLPAQRHLVFASSDNISINTSTTTTTTATTSEITTTISPLKMGSTSSNMLKVFEDKSTGVVCYRDENGEIQCEGYDEGPRFCHQLPMSSTKSRDEEIIELLQRNWLHIAGAAE